The Nocardioides panzhihuensis genome has a segment encoding these proteins:
- a CDS encoding LysR family transcriptional regulator, giving the protein MDLHHLEAFLAVAEELHFGRAAERLHIAQPPLSRTIKQLERDLGAQLFDRTTRSVRLTSAGEALVRPAQEVLEGLRTARRAVRSAGRGETGRVRIGFAGPSSHVLVGQLGRIVREQHPGIELMLQSTTYNYEALRSLQDGELDLAIARWRIEPQGLAHRVIAVEHYVIAVPAGHRLAGRGEVSMAECRDEPFVALPADPGSSVRDAFIETSSQVGFVPNIVQTAPDSWTAVALVAAGVGMTFTLDTAIANVVQTGIEVVRISECDRPTFQQLAWRQEDRSPALHAVLRASEEALPTPDLPSAPPA; this is encoded by the coding sequence ATGGACCTGCACCATCTCGAGGCCTTCCTGGCCGTCGCCGAAGAGCTCCACTTCGGCCGCGCGGCCGAGCGGCTGCACATCGCCCAGCCTCCGCTGAGTCGCACCATCAAGCAGCTCGAGCGCGACCTCGGCGCCCAGCTGTTCGACCGCACCACCCGGAGCGTCCGACTGACGTCGGCCGGCGAGGCACTGGTCCGGCCCGCCCAGGAGGTGCTCGAGGGCCTGCGCACCGCGCGCCGAGCGGTCCGCTCCGCCGGCCGCGGAGAGACCGGCCGGGTCCGGATCGGGTTCGCAGGGCCTTCCTCCCACGTGCTCGTCGGCCAGCTCGGCCGGATCGTCCGCGAGCAGCATCCCGGGATCGAGCTCATGCTGCAGAGCACGACGTACAACTACGAGGCGCTGCGCTCGTTGCAGGACGGCGAGCTCGACCTGGCGATCGCGCGGTGGCGGATCGAGCCGCAGGGCCTGGCGCACCGCGTGATCGCGGTCGAGCACTACGTGATCGCCGTGCCCGCCGGTCACCGGCTCGCCGGCCGCGGGGAGGTCAGCATGGCGGAGTGCCGGGACGAGCCGTTCGTGGCCCTGCCGGCGGACCCCGGCTCCAGCGTGCGTGACGCCTTCATCGAGACGTCCTCCCAGGTCGGGTTCGTGCCCAACATCGTGCAGACCGCACCGGACAGCTGGACCGCGGTCGCGCTGGTCGCTGCCGGCGTCGGCATGACGTTCACGCTCGACACCGCGATCGCCAACGTCGTGCAGACCGGCATCGAGGTGGTCAGGATCAGCGAGTGCGACCGCCCCACGTTCCAGCAGCTCGCCTGGCGCCAGGAAGACCGGAGCCCAGCGCTGCATGCGGTGCTGCGTGCCTCGGAGGAGGCCCTGCCGACGCCGGACCTGCCGTCGGCGCCGCCCGCCTGA
- a CDS encoding CoA-transferase subunit beta, whose translation MSTPLSDVAPSSTEFLAAVAARQLVGKHRVFAGVGLPTLAVDLARRTVNPDVELVYESGVCGAQPEGLAEGIADSVLVSGAAAVLSMPALFGYVLQRGHVDVGFLGAAQIDRWGSLNTSFIGAWDKPAVRLPGAGGAAEIMPNAGECIVVLRRHDPGALPAQLDFCTSPSPVRAHEEDPRMVPRGHGVSTVITPMAVLRRPDKLGELEISEVHPGLTVDQVRAATGWDIRVADDVRETGRPTVEEVRLLRDEIDTVRLYLR comes from the coding sequence ATGAGTACGCCGCTCTCGGATGTGGCTCCGTCCAGCACCGAGTTCCTCGCCGCGGTCGCCGCCCGACAGCTCGTCGGCAAGCACCGGGTCTTCGCGGGCGTCGGGCTGCCGACGCTCGCCGTCGACCTGGCGCGCCGCACCGTGAACCCCGACGTCGAGCTGGTCTACGAGTCCGGTGTCTGCGGCGCACAGCCGGAGGGCCTGGCGGAGGGCATCGCCGACTCGGTGCTGGTCTCCGGTGCCGCGGCGGTGCTGAGCATGCCCGCGCTGTTCGGCTACGTCCTGCAGCGCGGCCATGTCGATGTCGGGTTCCTCGGCGCCGCCCAGATCGACCGCTGGGGCAGCCTCAACACCAGCTTCATCGGCGCCTGGGACAAGCCCGCCGTACGCCTCCCCGGTGCCGGCGGCGCCGCGGAGATCATGCCGAACGCGGGCGAGTGCATCGTCGTGCTGCGCCGCCACGACCCCGGCGCCCTTCCGGCGCAGCTCGACTTCTGCACCTCGCCCAGCCCGGTGCGCGCGCACGAGGAGGACCCCCGGATGGTGCCTCGCGGCCACGGGGTCTCCACCGTGATCACCCCGATGGCGGTGCTGCGTCGCCCCGACAAGCTCGGCGAGCTCGAGATCAGCGAGGTCCACCCCGGCCTCACCGTCGACCAGGTCCGCGCCGCAACCGGGTGGGACATCCGGGTCGCCGATGACGTACGTGAGACCGGCCGGCCCACCGTCGAGGAGGTCCGGCTGCTCCGCGACGAGATCGACACGGTGCGGCTCTACCTCCGATGA
- a CDS encoding CaiB/BaiF CoA transferase family protein: protein MTNDLLPLEGITVVALEQAVAAPLATRHLADLGARVIKLERVGEGDFARNYDHAVHGLASHFVWLNRGKESVALDLKSADGAELARRLVARADVFLQNAAPGAAERLGLGAEELAERHPGLVVAGISGYGTGGPLRDRKAYDMLIQAESGLISVTGTPETATKTGVPSSDIAAGLYTSQAIVAALFRRERTGKGGIVDVSMFDATVEWLGHPMYMQMYGGRQVPRMGLSHASIAPYDAYPTADGEILIGVQNDRGWRALVTDVFDRPDLVDHPRLATNPLRVAHREECDAVVAEHTRGFATADLDARLAAAGVPAAQINDMSGLVEHPQLAGRDRWRAVDTPAGPVRGVLPPMTFRDVELPMGAIPELGAHTDAVLAELGLDAGEIDRLAAGGVVGRPTDVPVPTL, encoded by the coding sequence ATGACCAACGACCTGCTGCCGCTGGAGGGCATCACCGTGGTCGCCCTCGAGCAGGCCGTCGCGGCCCCGCTCGCCACCCGTCACCTCGCGGACCTCGGTGCCCGCGTGATCAAGCTGGAGCGGGTGGGCGAGGGTGACTTCGCCCGCAACTACGACCATGCGGTGCACGGCCTCGCCTCGCACTTCGTCTGGCTCAACCGCGGCAAGGAGTCGGTGGCGCTCGACCTCAAGTCCGCCGACGGCGCCGAGCTCGCGCGCCGGCTGGTCGCCCGCGCCGACGTGTTCCTGCAGAACGCCGCGCCCGGCGCCGCCGAGCGGCTCGGGCTCGGCGCGGAGGAGCTCGCCGAACGGCACCCGGGGCTCGTCGTCGCCGGCATCTCCGGCTACGGCACCGGCGGCCCGCTGCGCGACCGCAAGGCGTACGACATGCTGATCCAGGCGGAATCCGGGCTGATCTCGGTCACCGGCACCCCGGAGACGGCGACCAAGACCGGCGTCCCCAGCTCCGACATCGCCGCGGGCCTCTACACGAGCCAGGCGATCGTCGCGGCCCTCTTCCGCCGTGAGCGCACCGGCAAGGGCGGCATCGTCGATGTGTCGATGTTCGACGCGACCGTCGAGTGGCTCGGGCACCCGATGTACATGCAGATGTACGGTGGCCGCCAGGTGCCCAGGATGGGGCTCAGCCACGCCTCGATCGCGCCGTATGACGCCTACCCGACCGCCGACGGGGAGATCCTGATCGGCGTCCAGAACGACCGCGGCTGGCGGGCGCTGGTGACCGACGTCTTCGATCGGCCCGATCTCGTCGACCATCCCCGGTTGGCCACCAACCCGTTGCGGGTCGCCCACCGAGAGGAGTGCGACGCGGTCGTCGCCGAGCACACCCGCGGCTTCGCCACCGCCGACCTCGATGCCCGGCTCGCCGCCGCCGGTGTTCCGGCTGCCCAGATCAACGACATGTCCGGCCTGGTCGAGCACCCGCAGCTCGCCGGCCGTGACCGGTGGCGCGCGGTCGACACTCCTGCCGGGCCGGTCCGCGGCGTACTGCCTCCGATGACGTTCCGTGACGTCGAGCTGCCGATGGGCGCGATCCCGGAGCTCGGCGCCCACACCGATGCCGTGCTCGCGGAGCTCGGCCTGGACGCCGGCGAGATCGACCGGCTGGCTGCCGGTGGCGTGGTCGGCCGGCCCACCGACGTACCCGTTCCCACGCTTTGA
- a CDS encoding acyl-CoA thioesterase — protein MSRVDPASPAADTRAAVTLDELLDLLDLTCVDEPTGRVSHWVGQPQQHPAGRLFGGLLLAQALVAAGRGVGADQRIISLQADFVGGVPTDRPLHWEVTVVSDAPSLATRRSRLLDDAGEELFGAVTRWATVRADLPSHSSLRPRPAPDPETLPDLADRFGSDERIPPWWRLNRPVHFRHAVAPPYFTVADPNDRQTSFFRATGPLPEEPVLRSAVLAYVSDMSILEASFLALGSARHKPGARILSLTHALTFHAASDLTGWHQFDCRVEAIAHGRAHGVGELFDETGRHVATASQVGLVKVSTDR, from the coding sequence ATGAGCCGAGTGGACCCTGCCTCTCCTGCCGCTGACACCCGTGCTGCCGTGACCCTCGACGAGCTGCTCGACCTCCTCGACCTGACCTGTGTCGACGAGCCGACCGGCCGGGTCAGCCACTGGGTCGGGCAACCTCAGCAGCATCCCGCGGGCAGGCTCTTCGGTGGCCTCCTCCTGGCTCAGGCGCTGGTCGCCGCCGGGCGCGGGGTCGGGGCCGACCAGCGGATCATCAGCCTGCAGGCCGACTTCGTCGGCGGCGTGCCGACGGACCGGCCGCTGCACTGGGAGGTCACGGTCGTCTCGGACGCGCCGTCGCTGGCGACCCGGCGCAGCCGTCTGCTCGACGACGCGGGGGAGGAGCTCTTCGGAGCAGTCACCCGATGGGCGACGGTCCGTGCCGACCTGCCGTCCCACAGCTCGCTACGGCCGCGGCCCGCTCCTGACCCCGAGACGCTGCCGGACCTGGCCGACCGGTTCGGCTCAGACGAGCGGATCCCGCCTTGGTGGCGGTTGAACCGACCGGTCCACTTCCGCCATGCGGTGGCCCCGCCGTACTTCACCGTCGCCGATCCGAACGACCGACAGACCAGCTTCTTCCGGGCGACCGGCCCGCTGCCCGAGGAGCCGGTCCTGCGGTCGGCGGTGCTCGCCTACGTGAGCGACATGAGCATCCTCGAGGCGTCGTTCCTGGCGCTCGGGTCGGCTCGGCACAAACCCGGCGCCCGGATCCTCAGCCTGACCCATGCTCTGACTTTCCATGCCGCCTCCGACCTGACCGGCTGGCACCAGTTCGACTGCCGCGTGGAGGCGATCGCCCACGGGCGGGCCCACGGCGTCGGTGAGCTGTTCGACGAGACCGGTCGCCACGTCGCCACCGCGTCGCAGGTCGGCCTGGTGAAGGTCTCGACCGACCGCTGA
- a CDS encoding CoA transferase subunit A: MAAPDKVTDLSSAVAAHVRDGMTVALEGFGHLIPFAAGHEIIRQGRRDLTFCRMTPDLLADQMIAAGCVSKLVASFFASGSAGSLHEVRRRVENADPQPLEVEEYSHYGMVCRYQAGAAGLPFFPLRSYAGSDLPKLNPLIRKVSDPYGGPDIYVVPPLRPDVTIVHAQRADRSGNVQMWGIVGAQQEAAYAAETVIATVEEIVEEDVVRSDPNRTVLPSHAVTAVVECPGGAHPSYTQGHYDRDNAFYREWTPISRDREAVLGWLEEWVHQVPDRAAYLDKLGAERWRGLGVAPRPSQPVDFGRRRVAAQEVAS, from the coding sequence ATGGCCGCGCCCGACAAGGTCACCGATCTCAGCTCGGCGGTGGCCGCCCACGTACGGGACGGCATGACGGTCGCGCTCGAGGGCTTCGGCCATCTGATCCCGTTCGCCGCGGGCCACGAGATCATCCGCCAGGGCCGACGGGACCTGACGTTCTGCCGGATGACCCCCGATCTGCTGGCCGACCAGATGATCGCCGCCGGCTGCGTCTCGAAGCTCGTCGCCTCGTTCTTCGCCAGCGGCTCGGCGGGCTCCCTGCACGAGGTCCGGCGGCGGGTGGAGAACGCCGACCCGCAACCGCTCGAGGTCGAGGAGTACAGCCACTACGGCATGGTCTGCCGCTACCAGGCCGGCGCCGCCGGACTGCCGTTCTTCCCGCTCCGCTCGTACGCCGGCAGCGACCTCCCGAAGCTCAACCCGCTGATCCGCAAGGTCTCCGATCCCTACGGCGGACCCGACATCTACGTCGTGCCGCCGCTGCGCCCGGACGTGACGATCGTCCACGCCCAGCGCGCCGACCGCTCCGGCAACGTCCAGATGTGGGGCATCGTCGGAGCCCAGCAGGAAGCGGCGTACGCGGCTGAGACCGTGATCGCGACCGTCGAGGAGATCGTCGAGGAGGACGTCGTCCGCTCCGACCCGAACCGCACCGTGCTGCCGTCCCACGCGGTCACCGCCGTGGTGGAGTGCCCCGGCGGCGCGCACCCGTCCTACACGCAGGGCCACTACGACCGGGACAACGCCTTCTACCGCGAGTGGACGCCGATCAGCCGCGACCGCGAGGCGGTGCTGGGCTGGCTGGAGGAGTGGGTGCACCAGGTGCCCGACCGCGCTGCGTACCTCGACAAGCTCGGAGCGGAGCGCTGGCGCGGGCTCGGTGTCGCTCCTCGGCCCTCGCAGCCCGTCGACTTCGGCCGCCGCCGGGTGGCCGCCCAGGAGGTGGCCTCATGA
- a CDS encoding MFS transporter, whose amino-acid sequence MSATNLTAPSGAEAQAGESRAKAWGFTSLLVSLYVVNWADKAVFGLAAQPLAKELGLSASQIGLVGSAFFLAFTVGGFFAGPLNRWMTLKSALVLLAIGWSVAMLPLVLSATFTVLLLSRMLLGFLEGPSSALVHTSVFSWHPREKRGLPAACITASASIAKIAIAPALAILMATQGWRAAFLVLAVAGVVWAAFWLPTWRVGPYGTDKASAAADEDEPVSPWRAVLTTPTFVGGALAVMSMYALVTVVLTFLPSYFELGLGYSQVQAGTMFAFPSIASLVVMLLLSGIGDRLLARGATSRMLRGIVPAIGLLVCGLSMTVVPYLGAPVVAVVVVSVGYAFGASVFPLFNSAISEIVRPRQMANTLGIFLALMAIGGLVAPYVTGVIVDAAASPADGFARAFQIFGAFAIVGAIAAMLMVNPERDKARLLEEAR is encoded by the coding sequence GTGTCCGCAACCAATCTCACTGCCCCGTCCGGGGCCGAGGCGCAAGCAGGTGAGTCACGCGCCAAGGCGTGGGGCTTCACCAGCCTGCTGGTCTCGCTCTACGTCGTGAACTGGGCCGACAAGGCCGTGTTCGGTCTCGCTGCCCAACCGCTCGCGAAGGAGCTCGGGCTGAGCGCCTCCCAGATCGGCCTGGTCGGGAGCGCGTTCTTCCTGGCCTTCACGGTCGGTGGCTTCTTCGCCGGCCCGCTGAACCGCTGGATGACGTTGAAGTCGGCGCTCGTGCTCCTCGCCATCGGCTGGTCCGTGGCGATGCTGCCGCTGGTGCTCTCCGCGACATTCACGGTGCTACTGCTCAGCAGGATGCTCCTCGGGTTCCTCGAGGGTCCGTCGAGCGCACTCGTGCACACCTCGGTGTTCTCCTGGCACCCGCGCGAGAAGCGCGGCCTGCCCGCCGCATGCATCACCGCCTCCGCGTCGATCGCCAAGATCGCGATCGCGCCGGCTCTCGCGATCTTGATGGCGACTCAGGGCTGGCGGGCCGCGTTCCTGGTCCTCGCCGTCGCCGGAGTGGTGTGGGCAGCGTTCTGGCTCCCGACGTGGAGGGTCGGCCCGTACGGCACCGACAAGGCGAGCGCTGCGGCGGATGAAGACGAGCCGGTCTCGCCGTGGCGGGCGGTGCTTACCACGCCGACCTTCGTCGGAGGCGCCCTCGCGGTGATGTCCATGTACGCGCTCGTCACCGTCGTCCTGACCTTCCTGCCGTCGTACTTCGAGCTCGGGCTGGGCTACAGCCAGGTCCAGGCGGGCACGATGTTCGCGTTCCCGAGCATCGCCAGCCTGGTGGTGATGCTCCTGCTCTCCGGCATCGGTGACCGGCTGCTCGCCAGGGGCGCGACCTCACGGATGCTCCGCGGCATCGTGCCCGCGATCGGTCTGCTCGTGTGTGGTCTCTCGATGACGGTGGTGCCCTACCTGGGCGCGCCCGTCGTGGCCGTGGTCGTCGTCTCGGTCGGCTACGCGTTCGGCGCCAGCGTCTTCCCGCTGTTCAACTCCGCGATCTCCGAGATCGTCCGGCCGCGCCAGATGGCCAACACGCTCGGGATCTTCCTCGCCCTGATGGCCATCGGTGGCCTGGTGGCGCCCTACGTCACCGGCGTGATCGTCGATGCCGCGGCCAGCCCGGCCGACGGGTTCGCCAGAGCGTTCCAGATCTTCGGAGCCTTCGCGATCGTCGGCGCGATCGCGGCCATGCTGATGGTGAACCCGGAGCGCGACAAGGCCCGGCTGCTGGAGGAGGCGCGCTGA
- a CDS encoding CoA transferase, whose translation MTTADPTSGPLAGLRVVEVSSFVATPLCGTTLAQLGAEVIRVEPLEGAPDRSRWPLSDNGASLYWNGLNPGKKAIAVDCTHPEGRQLVSDLVVSGGPSGGIVVTNTERWSDLGYAALRARRDDVIHVLLTGRHDGGTAVDYTVQAGTGFPLVTGPEEHAAPVNGVVPAWDLAAGLHLATGLLAAERRRGVTGEGAEVRVALEDVALAVAGNLGYLAEAQLRPASERGSTGNHVYGTFGRDFVTTDGDRFMLVALTPRQWSDLLGMTGLAEAVAALARALGADFSDEGARFRHRTVLGGLIAAWFEQHDTAYVTRALTRTRILWSPYRSFRDLAADDARMLREHPLFSTITQPGVGDLLAPGAPITVDGHRSAPRPAPAVGQDTGEVLAGALGLATERLDDLLARGVIGAREVATR comes from the coding sequence ATGACCACCGCTGACCCCACTTCCGGACCACTAGCCGGCCTGCGCGTGGTCGAGGTGTCCAGCTTCGTCGCCACGCCGCTGTGCGGCACGACCTTGGCACAGCTCGGTGCGGAGGTGATCCGCGTCGAGCCGCTCGAGGGTGCGCCGGACCGATCTCGCTGGCCACTCAGCGACAACGGTGCCAGCCTGTACTGGAACGGACTCAACCCCGGCAAGAAGGCCATCGCGGTCGACTGCACCCACCCGGAGGGCCGACAGCTGGTCTCGGACCTCGTGGTCTCGGGCGGCCCCTCCGGCGGCATCGTGGTCACGAACACCGAACGCTGGTCGGACCTTGGGTACGCCGCGCTGCGCGCCCGCCGCGACGACGTCATCCACGTGCTCCTCACCGGACGCCACGACGGCGGGACGGCCGTCGACTACACCGTGCAGGCCGGCACCGGCTTCCCCCTCGTGACCGGCCCGGAGGAGCATGCTGCACCGGTGAACGGCGTGGTGCCGGCGTGGGACCTCGCGGCGGGACTCCACCTCGCGACCGGCCTGCTCGCCGCCGAGCGCCGGCGCGGGGTCACCGGCGAGGGCGCCGAGGTGCGAGTCGCCCTGGAGGACGTCGCCCTCGCCGTCGCCGGCAACCTCGGCTACCTCGCCGAGGCGCAGCTGCGGCCGGCGAGCGAGCGGGGCTCGACCGGAAACCACGTCTATGGCACGTTCGGTCGCGACTTCGTCACCACGGACGGCGACCGTTTCATGCTGGTGGCCCTCACCCCACGGCAGTGGTCGGACCTGCTGGGCATGACCGGCCTCGCCGAGGCGGTGGCAGCGCTCGCTCGCGCGCTCGGTGCCGACTTCTCCGACGAGGGCGCGCGGTTCCGGCACCGCACCGTGCTCGGCGGTCTGATCGCCGCCTGGTTCGAGCAGCACGACACGGCGTACGTGACGCGGGCGCTGACGCGGACCCGGATCCTGTGGTCGCCCTACCGCAGCTTCCGCGATCTCGCCGCCGACGATGCCCGGATGCTGCGCGAGCACCCGTTGTTCTCGACGATCACCCAGCCCGGCGTCGGCGACCTGCTCGCCCCGGGCGCGCCCATCACCGTCGACGGCCACCGGAGCGCACCACGGCCGGCGCCTGCCGTCGGGCAGGACACCGGCGAGGTGCTCGCCGGCGCGCTCGGGCTGGCCACCGAGAGGCTGGACGACCTGCTCGCCCGCGGTGTCATCGGCGCCCGGGAGGTGGCGACGCGATGA
- a CDS encoding acyl-CoA dehydrogenase family protein, translating into MEPDEFASILDAVRAFVRKEVVSAEDEIEETDQIPDRLRQQAAAMGLFGYAIPEEYGGLGFTMSEEVRLAMELGWTTPSFRSVFGTNNGIAGQVLVNCGTDRQKQQYLPRLASGELVASFALTEPEAGSDPSGLRTRAVREGDEYVINGQKRFITNANWADLLMVFARTGDLSEGAKNISVFVVPTDTPGVTVGPRDHKMGQRGTSTSEIFLDGVRVPAENLVGEVEGEGFSAAMRSLAKGRLHIAALTVGLADRLIEESLRHATTNGQGGQKLAEFQLIQAMLAESRTEAYAGRAMVLEAARSWDDGSDRRTAPSMCKLFCTEAVDRIADRAVQIHGGLGYMREVPVERFYRDARLFRLYEGTSEIQKLIIAKQMVKEFQG; encoded by the coding sequence ATGGAGCCCGACGAGTTCGCCTCGATCCTCGACGCAGTCCGCGCGTTCGTCCGCAAGGAGGTCGTCTCAGCCGAGGACGAGATCGAGGAGACCGACCAGATCCCCGACCGGCTCCGGCAGCAGGCCGCGGCCATGGGGCTGTTCGGCTATGCCATCCCCGAGGAGTACGGCGGTCTCGGATTCACCATGTCGGAGGAGGTCCGGCTGGCGATGGAGCTCGGCTGGACCACGCCGTCGTTCCGCTCGGTGTTCGGCACCAACAACGGCATCGCCGGTCAGGTGCTGGTCAACTGCGGCACCGATCGGCAGAAGCAGCAGTATCTGCCCCGGCTGGCCAGTGGTGAGCTGGTGGCCTCGTTCGCGCTCACCGAGCCGGAGGCCGGCTCCGACCCGAGCGGCCTGCGCACCCGAGCCGTCCGCGAGGGCGACGAGTACGTCATCAACGGACAGAAGCGCTTCATCACCAACGCGAACTGGGCAGATCTGCTCATGGTGTTCGCCCGCACCGGCGACCTCAGTGAGGGCGCGAAGAACATCTCGGTGTTCGTGGTGCCGACCGACACCCCAGGCGTCACCGTCGGTCCGCGAGACCACAAGATGGGTCAGCGCGGCACCTCGACGTCCGAGATCTTCCTCGACGGCGTCCGGGTGCCCGCCGAGAACCTGGTCGGCGAGGTCGAGGGCGAGGGCTTCTCCGCGGCGATGCGATCGCTGGCCAAGGGCCGGCTGCACATCGCGGCGCTGACCGTCGGCCTGGCCGACCGCCTGATCGAGGAGAGCCTCCGTCACGCCACGACCAACGGCCAGGGCGGCCAGAAGCTGGCCGAGTTCCAGCTGATCCAGGCGATGCTCGCCGAGAGCCGGACCGAGGCGTACGCCGGTCGCGCGATGGTCCTCGAGGCGGCCCGCAGCTGGGACGACGGCAGCGACCGGCGTACGGCACCCTCGATGTGCAAGCTGTTCTGCACCGAGGCGGTCGACCGGATCGCCGACCGGGCGGTCCAGATCCACGGCGGCCTCGGCTACATGCGTGAGGTGCCGGTCGAGCGGTTCTACCGCGACGCGCGGCTGTTCCGGCTCTACGAGGGCACCAGCGAGATCCAGAAGCTGATCATCGCCAAGCAGATGGTCAAGGAGTTCCAGGGATGA
- a CDS encoding MFS transporter has product MSPSTITYEPRRSAYIALLACSTLGTLSSTIISAPINVIAHAIGASPRGIVFAVSAFTLAMVVFAPVSGWMCQRFGSRPVLAGSLLLMVAAQAGAAFSQGLAFLVVMRALQGIACSAVPPAIQQVLGQHWAGDRARVMAGWAAAIGVGQALGPPLGGLVADTLGWRWVFLTHASLSAVLLVLCLTVVPVVPATDAPLHVSGMVTLLIGVGALVGAVSWLGQHGGVAVAVAMAAVGVLALIGHTQLGRTSVGPFVPPGLLTERRFVASTTAAATVMGCLGVAIVATPLHLGRDLGLGPGHIGITMLALALAMTLAAPLSSKATERFTARRTLRGGLVLLALGLLALPLAATVSGSGTVVALTVAALALTGSAIGVVQATSALGLMTSPAAADGVALGIHNMLRFTGLAVGYSWVAIAYPTGSLFLVYGVPVIAVALTWAMAGPSATPRLATERVLHDHR; this is encoded by the coding sequence ATGAGCCCGTCCACCATCACGTACGAACCGCGCCGGTCGGCGTACATCGCCCTGCTGGCGTGCTCGACTCTCGGCACCTTGTCGAGCACGATCATCAGTGCGCCGATCAACGTGATCGCCCACGCGATAGGGGCCTCTCCGCGCGGGATCGTCTTCGCGGTCAGCGCCTTCACCCTGGCGATGGTCGTCTTCGCACCCGTCTCGGGCTGGATGTGCCAGCGGTTCGGCTCCCGGCCGGTGCTCGCCGGATCGCTGCTCCTGATGGTGGCCGCGCAGGCTGGTGCGGCCTTCAGCCAAGGGCTCGCCTTCCTGGTCGTGATGCGTGCTCTGCAGGGGATCGCGTGCTCGGCGGTGCCGCCCGCGATCCAGCAGGTGCTCGGCCAGCATTGGGCCGGCGACCGAGCCCGGGTGATGGCGGGCTGGGCAGCGGCGATCGGAGTCGGTCAGGCACTCGGTCCACCACTGGGTGGCCTGGTCGCCGACACGCTCGGCTGGCGCTGGGTGTTCCTCACCCACGCCTCGCTCAGCGCCGTGCTGCTGGTGCTGTGTCTGACCGTGGTGCCCGTTGTGCCCGCCACGGACGCACCGCTCCACGTCAGCGGCATGGTGACCCTCCTCATCGGGGTCGGCGCGCTCGTCGGTGCGGTGAGCTGGCTCGGACAGCACGGCGGGGTCGCGGTCGCGGTGGCGATGGCGGCGGTGGGCGTGCTCGCCCTGATCGGCCACACCCAGCTCGGCCGCACCAGCGTTGGACCGTTCGTCCCGCCCGGCCTCCTCACCGAGCGGAGGTTCGTCGCGAGCACCACGGCCGCCGCGACGGTGATGGGCTGTCTGGGAGTGGCGATCGTCGCGACTCCCCTGCACCTGGGCCGCGACCTCGGGCTGGGGCCCGGACACATCGGCATCACGATGCTCGCGCTGGCCCTCGCGATGACGCTTGCGGCCCCGCTCTCCTCAAAGGCCACCGAACGCTTCACCGCGCGGCGCACCCTGCGCGGCGGGCTGGTGCTGCTCGCGCTCGGCCTGCTCGCGCTTCCCTTGGCCGCGACCGTCTCCGGATCCGGCACGGTCGTCGCGCTCACCGTGGCCGCGCTCGCACTGACCGGCTCGGCGATCGGGGTCGTGCAGGCGACCTCGGCGCTCGGGCTGATGACGTCGCCGGCGGCAGCCGACGGCGTCGCGCTCGGGATCCACAACATGCTCCGCTTCACCGGCCTCGCCGTGGGCTACTCCTGGGTCGCGATCGCCTACCCGACCGGGAGCCTCTTCCTCGTCTACGGCGTCCCCGTCATCGCGGTGGCCCTGACCTGGGCGATGGCCGGACCCTCCGCCACCCCTCGCCTCGCCACAGAAAGGGTGCTCCATGACCACCGCTGA
- a CDS encoding enoyl-CoA hydratase/isomerase family protein, with amino-acid sequence MSEEPRTRAVRVEDRGHVRILTLDRPERRNALDLADRLDLLAALRTADQEARAVVLTGAGSVFSAGGDIRSMSQDQDVARQRLEVVNAVVRQLVTGARPVVAAVEGGAYGLGLALAAACDLVVAGRSATFSTSFGKIALGPDTGLAYTLPRRVGQGRARELLLTVRTFDAAEAERIGAVESVVDDGTALDQAVELASRLAELSGPMVTGTRRILTQPDQSLDGVLAAEADLQVELLGGRQFAEGRAAFLERRRPDFISA; translated from the coding sequence ATGAGCGAGGAGCCGCGGACCAGGGCGGTCCGGGTCGAGGACCGTGGCCATGTCCGCATCCTCACCCTCGACCGCCCCGAGCGCCGCAACGCGCTCGACCTCGCCGACCGGCTGGACCTCCTCGCCGCACTCCGGACCGCCGACCAGGAGGCGCGTGCAGTCGTTCTGACCGGTGCGGGCTCGGTGTTCTCCGCGGGTGGCGACATCCGGTCGATGTCGCAGGACCAGGACGTCGCCCGGCAGCGGCTCGAGGTCGTCAACGCCGTCGTGCGCCAGCTGGTGACCGGGGCCCGGCCGGTCGTCGCCGCGGTCGAGGGCGGCGCGTACGGGCTCGGGCTCGCGCTGGCCGCCGCCTGCGACCTGGTGGTCGCCGGCCGCTCGGCGACCTTCTCGACGTCCTTCGGGAAGATCGCGCTCGGCCCCGACACCGGTCTCGCCTACACGCTCCCACGGCGCGTCGGGCAGGGCAGGGCACGTGAGCTGCTCCTGACCGTACGCACCTTCGACGCAGCCGAGGCCGAGCGGATCGGAGCGGTCGAGAGCGTCGTCGACGACGGCACGGCCCTCGACCAAGCGGTCGAGCTGGCCTCGCGCCTTGCCGAGCTCTCGGGGCCGATGGTGACCGGCACCCGACGCATCCTCACCCAACCCGACCAAAGTCTCGACGGCGTACTCGCGGCCGAGGCCGACCTCCAGGTCGAGCTGCTCGGCGGCCGACAGTTCGCCGAGGGCCGGGCGGCCTTCCTCGAGCGCCGACGGCCCGACTTCATCAGCGCCTGA